The DNA sequence GACAGATCACTTGAAAGGGCTTTTTATCTGTGTGATAGGAGGAAAGTGCCCGGAGAGGAAAAGGCAAAATCTCTAGGAGCAGCagacttttttcatttgtgaTTATGTGTTTAACGCCCCCTagagtgctcatattatgctaatgcTAAGGTTCATAATTgaatttagaggttgtaccagaataggtgtatgtggtttaattttgaaaaaaacaccttttttagTTGTACTACACatggctgcagctcctcttttccccctgtgtgttgagctctctttTTCAGCTCACAAGTGATcgcacttctgttccatctttgttgagagtcacacatgcgcagtacctaggtaaggactactagccagtcagaagcagagtatgaggccctgacagtacctaggtaaggactactagNNNNNNNNNNNNNNNNNNNNNNNNNNNNNNNNNNNNNNNNNNNNNNNNNNNNNNNNNNNNNNNNNNNNNNNNNNNNNNNNNNNNNNNNNNNNNNNNNNNNTACCTAGGTAAGGAcaactagccagtcagaagcagagtatgagggccctgacagtacctaggtaaggactactagccatttagaagcagagtatgagggcgtgtcatgctagcagctaggttaGCATTacaacgtgtgttacaaagttaCGCTTTTTTGTCACAGAAGTCaaagctggactacaacagagctgttggaagcagtttgtgaacagtgtttcctgttggagatggtaagtccctttggggggggggggggggggggggggggggggggggggggggggggggggggggggggaggagattgggctttttccctttgtaaagctattacatatataatacaatgaaggaaaggggaaaagtcAAAAaccataatatgagcactttattGGATGGTAATCGTGGTGTCTGGCACCGTCTTGGGGGAATTAATGCCACTAGGTGgcattaaaaaatactttgttctCACAGAAGGAAGAAgcaatgttgtcttttgtttggcTCAGGTTGTTCTGACgttacatttttaagtttttttggcATATAGCATTCTTtcgtttttatttgttatgttaaattaaaaaaatcatcagaaTCTTTCATGACTTGACCTGTGACTTGCTCGACTTACAGGGAGTTGGTTTGACTCGCTAGATTCTCACCACAGGTGAGTTGAAGGTTAAGACTTGCCTGTTACTGGCACATGTCTGACTTACTTACTGTCTACTGTATAGACCTTGTATATTTAAGTAACAATGTTAAATCAGTCAAACTTGTTTAGTCCTATAACTTCTAACGTGCACATCTTATTTGTGGTCTCATCGCATGTCAAAGAAAGTAAGAACAAActgttggaaataaaaaaacaaaaaaaatgatccCCATTCATAAATCAATATAAATTGACtagtttgtcacatttttattgtagtGCATCAGGAGCACGTGTTTCGGTCGCGTGCTTGTCTCCTATAAATATATTAGTCACATTTGCACATTGATTAACCTGTTtggcttgtttgtgtgtctgagccGTGGTCTGACcagatgtatgtgtgtagatCAATCTAATTATGTTGTGGCACtgtcagaccccccccccccccccccacacacacacacacacacacacacacacacacacacacacactagtgcgTCTCACTATCTTTATGGGGAcctgtcattgacataatgcattccctagccccttacccctgaccctaaccttaaccatcacaactaaatgcctaaccttaaccctccccccccaccctaaCCATGACCtgattctaaccctaatcctaaaaccaagtcttaacccttaaacagccctttaaagttgcaGGATCCAggattttggccccacaaagctctccggaccccacaagtatCCTTTATTCCTGAGTTGTGGACCCCACGGATctagttaaacaagaacacacacacacacacacacacacacacacatggatggaCACTACATTTTATAACTGTATGaaaatttatgttttcataCTGTCTATGTTTCCCTGTTGTACTATGTGCTTCAGCAGTACTCTGTCAAtgttgacagagagagagagagagacatttagTCATTACACTAAATGTGTCTaaatcttcatgtttttttgtttgtttacttttgtctttgtttttttcttacatatGAAACTAACAATTTGATATAGGGGCGAGTGGgcgactgtggctcagtggtagagcggttgcctgccaatcggaaggttggtggtttgatccccgcccctgcagtcattgtcgaagtgtccttgggcaagacactgaacccagagttgtccccggtgctgcgcatcggagtgtgaatgtgtgtgaatgtttatctgatgagcaggtggcaccttgtacggcagccctggccacagtgtatgaatgtgtgtgaatggtgaatgtttcctgtagatgtaaaagcgctttgagcagtcgttaagactggaaaagcgctatataaatacagcacagcacatttacatatagtgttgttgttttcgtGTCTTAGCTTACCCCTTtgaattgtatgtatgtatttcttatCACATTATTATCCTTGAAGCTTTGGCAATATTCTGACAtccatgccaataaagcaatttgaattgaattgaatggagacagagagagtgtcAGAATGAGACACACGCAGAgtcggagagagagagagagagagacggagagaaaggagagagacagacagacagagagagagagagagagagagagagagacagagagagagagagacagagacagaggcagagatagagagagagagagagagagagagagagagagagagagagagagagagagagagaggatttgGATATGTTTTTAGATCCACCGGAAAACCCCCGcgcgcctcctcctcctcctcctcctccccttctcaTTAAAAACCGACCTGGAGTCTGTCATACTGTCATTAAGTCCTGAGTGACTGGAGGAGTCTTTGGTTTCAGATCTAAGGTGTTCAGCCTCTCTCCTTCAGCGCGACCATGACGCACATCGCTCCTCTTCTCACTGTCCTTCTGACATCATCACTCGTGCGCTGCGCGGCTGCAGAGGCATCGATCCTCTGCACCTGGACTAAAGTCTTGTCTAATGAAGAAGTGCATTTCAGTTTCCTCCGGAGCGACCCCCGGCAGGCCTCTCCATCTCTGCGGCTCTACCACAGCGCCTGGTCCGGGGAGCGCGCTCTGCGCAGCTGCACGTGGACCGACGACGCGGCCGTGATCCAGAACTATTTCTCTCTGTGCCGGGAGCGCACGCACGAGTTCTCCGACCATCCGGAGGAAAAGATCGATGTGGACTCCATGTTGGAGACAGAGGAGCTGTGCGGGTCCGTGGCTGCCCTGGAGAACGGTGGGCGCCAGAGGCCGGCGAGAAGCGTGGGTGGACATCATCAGGGTCCGGCtgaaaggtcagaggtcaggagCCATCATCGTGTAAAGCGCGGTTTCATTGTGCCAGGGACTCTCTGGTGCGGCTCCGGCAACAAGGCGCCGTCGTATGCAGATCTAGGTAGGTTGATACTTATGTAAGACAGTCACTAGAATGATGagtaacacacattttgtttagtattttctcagttttttcttactttcatgTGAAGTATCAATTTCaattccatttccattttattcgGCATGcacaaaattaaacatgttgCCAAAGCAGTTTACAGAGAATGCATATAcacattactgtatttgttTCATGCATAAccaccactaaggtctatataaaagagacttcagatacagtattaggtaccactaaggtctatataaaagagacttcagatacaggattagggaccactaaggtctatataaaagagacttcagatacaggattagggaccactaaggtctatataaaagagacttcagatacagtattagggaccactaaggtctatataaaagagacttcagatacaggattagggaccactaaggtctatataaaagagacttcagatacagtattatgggaccactaaggtctatataaaagagacttcagatacagtattagggaccactaaggtctctttcactagcatggaccacgccacaaccacaaccacaaccatgtgttagttaaagatttaatgaacgttatgaatgtgcagatagataAATCTATGTGGACgttgtctgatggctggtctgggaggacgcatgatgaccgggtggaggagactcagagtggaggttccgtctcagaagcagttttcaCCCAAATATCTTTTCAGACCCCTAGACAGTACCTAGATGAGACATGGGAGAGGTGTGCAACAGGAAGGGATGAGGGGGACGATGGATGGATgtaagaaggagagggaaagggaaggTGGGTCCAGCAATCAGAGACACCAGGCTGGCTGCGCAGCACGGTAGGTGTAGgtaggtttgtctggtgattagaggtgtggtttaggcgtgaCCCTGCTCCCGAACCTTAGTTAACATATTAACTTCATATAGGATGTCaaacaaaagggacaaacattgaaaaaaagcgtcaaatgtgttgaaaaaagggacaaaaacataagaagttttaaaaaaaatcaataacaagcctcaacaaaagtgtcaattttcaattttgacaagaagacaacacaagagttaataATCATTGGACTGATCCCGACTCTGTCCCTGTCCCCTCATGTCTTTCAGGAGTTTTTGCAGAGACGGACAGCTGCTGCCGTGAACACGATCAGTGCAAACACACCATCCTGTCCTTTCACTCCGAGTTTGGTGTCTTCAACAGCAACATCTTCACCATGTCTCACTGCGATTGTGACAAAAAGTACGCAGCTGTCGCTAAATGACACGTCACGTCCATGTCAACTGATCTGGAACTGATTTTTCTCTGGATTGCAGGTTTCGCTGTTGTCTGGCGGAGGCCAAAGACAGCATATCCAATGTGGTGGGCTACACCTTCTTCAACCTGCTGAAGATGCACTGCTTTGAGTTCTCCTACAAACTCCAGTGTAAAGAAAGAAACTGGTTCGGCATGTAAGTAAAgttcttatttattcattaacaCAGCGGCGTATGTAGTTTTGTATTTTGGGTACGAATGAAGAAGTTTTGTGAAtgtataaattatttatatgtctttctttattttatctttcctgttgtcttcgggtcaaatttgaccccttttccaaaaagtttctgtaacagaaatttgggtttctttcagaCAAATTTTCCAAAAAGGTAATtgggatggttcccaacaacgctcctcacaagttataTTAATAATCAGTTCAGTACTTTCATTgactttgggtgttttttgtcaatttgatagaatttggagaaaaaacaattggtaaaactAGAActctaaaaaaaagtgtaaataaagtaacaaaaatgtcaaaaaagtgaaacattttaaaaaaattaattaatttggcAAAGAATCCccaaaaatttaaataacacgaccaaaacgttgataaaaatgaaataaaattctAGGTcggcaggaagacaacacaagggttaaactacGCTAGCAGCTGTGGCAACAGTGGTCCATCAACAGTCTACATCCTCGATGatccacttccgggatttctCTGGGGCCGACGGAAATtccactcatttaggccggatatccatAGCCTTGCACTGTCTTCGTGTTTGCATTTTATACCATATCCATTTATGAAGACTacggttaaccttttctcagatctctgcagggtgaatccagacagctagctagactatctgtccaatcagagtttctgttgcacgactaaaactacttttgaacgtaataatgttccactaaaacaagttcctttctgaggctattttgcagcggcaccgtggctccgtctgtCGCTAGCCCcgtctccgaccaatcagtaatctgcaggttttcacgtcaccttttggtatcgcctcaactcgcttggaacctcgactgaggtagtactacaaaaagtacctgtaccttttttttgtaatggaaaaacaaaaacggcGAGTAGATTTGAGGCGAGTAGagaccatgcagtggaaaaacacccTGTGAAGTGGTATTGATCAAAGGTGATGTAAGAAAAGCTCAAACTTTATTGCGTTCACACAGAAATCTTTCTTGCATCATCTATCTCTAACAATCGACAGAACTCTTCCTAGTTCTCGGCAACAAAGtgaaataagtgtatttcccaaaatgtggcTTTACATAATTGAATCTTCTGTTGTGACCTACAGGTGTAAAGAGACCCAAATGGCTCTATATGCTGAGGTTTATCCGCCCACGCTGTACGAGTCCCCCGATCCGACCGAGACCAGCATGAACAGCTCCTTCACCAACACCACCACACCCACGGAGCTGCTGGGGAGCAGCACGTCAGACTCcatcgctgctgctgctgctgctgctgctgcagcgtTCACGGCCCCTGCAGCATCAACGAGTCCCTCCTTTACCTCCATCACTCCTGTTACGAACGTTACTACCTCCATGTCACAGGGGCTCACCGGATCAGCTCCGAACGATCAGGAGAACACGTTATCgaccaaaacacaaactgagTCTGAGCTGGTTATCACAGGTATTCAATACATCTCTCCTGTACATCCGTTTGTCTTTCTACATCACCGGGATGTAACTGAATAACATCGGAAACTGACGTTTCCCGTCCACAGAGAAGCAGTGTACCGCCTATAAGGATCTGGACGAGTGCAGGAACAAGATCCCTCCCCACCGGAGGAGATATGGCCTCCACAACCCCGACGACAGGACGCTGTACCACTGCAACTGTACCACCAGGTAAATCCACAAACAGGGGTAACATCCACCCAAGTACTGTACTCGGAAGCCAAAGCTAGGAATCTCAAACATTACAATCAGTGGACCTCAGGCAGACAGTTGGAGCTATTACGTAGTTCTGAATCTGCCCCTCGTGTGTCAAGTTTCTTGACTGGTCATTCTATCTTAGCTGAAGAAGAACATCTCGTCTCTTGGATATAGGCGATGGTCTCGAAACTGAGACCTGCTAAGGTCTCGACCTGAGACCTGCTATGATCTCAacctgggacctgggacctgAGACCTGCTATGATAAACACTGTTCTAGGCAACTGTTTCTGTCAGGCTCCACGTCATCTATTCTTCAAGGAAATGGTGTGAAGTCATAACAAACCCAGTTATCTCCCGTcaaggagaaacacacagatgaCGGATACAGAAGTCATATACTCTGAGAGGCATTGGAGATCTTATTAtgat is a window from the Etheostoma cragini isolate CJK2018 chromosome 16, CSU_Ecrag_1.0, whole genome shotgun sequence genome containing:
- the pla2g3 gene encoding group 3 secretory phospholipase A2, with the translated sequence MTHIAPLLTVLLTSSLVRCAAAEASILCTWTKVLSNEEVHFSFLRSDPRQASPSLRLYHSAWSGERALRSCTWTDDAAVIQNYFSLCRERTHEFSDHPEEKIDVDSMLETEELCGSVAALENGGRQRPARSVGGHHQGPAERSEVRSHHRVKRGFIVPGTLWCGSGNKAPSYADLGVFAETDSCCREHDQCKHTILSFHSEFGVFNSNIFTMSHCDCDKKFRCCLAEAKDSISNVVGYTFFNLLKMHCFEFSYKLQCKERNWFGMCKETQMALYAEVYPPTLYESPDPTETSMNSSFTNTTTPTELLGSSTSDSIAAAAAAAAAAFTAPAASTSPSFTSITPVTNVTTSMSQGLTGSAPNDQENTLSTKTQTESELVITEKQCTAYKDLDECRNKIPPHRRRYGLHNPDDRTLYHCNCTTRLFQTLAKQRQLTEVQALLLEHVSQSCFMPQNCTAGKICASVVVKAELPRLEQSSRADTEEQRHLQAVQLKVRRPNTRRAKRKDRAVRLHRLCLRVVRSNQNQTRRHGQGAHQPAV